GCGGTGTGAGGTCGGTCTGCACTTTTCTCCCGGGAGTTCTAATTGCATATTGAATTGCGAGGAAATTCTGGAGATTCATAGAAGACCAGTCGCTGAACTAAGTGTTATGTATTTGGACTAAATAAAGCCTTTTCTGACATCGTAAGTGTAGtgtatatgattaaaatagtttataacTTACGTGCGCACACAAAACCTTTCTTtgtagtttttttcttcaattttctTATGAAATAAATCGTAGGAATAAGCAGACTAATACGTCGATattgatgataaatataatttctttgTAGCCGGGAGCAATATGACAGACATAAACATGCTGGAGGAAAAATGGCGGATTGTTTTCGGCTTAATTGACATCAACAAAGATGGCGTTGTGTCGATAAAAGACGCCGACTCCTGCAAGTCCACGTTTACCGACATGTGTTCCGACCCTGCCCGGAAGGCACAGATGGTAGCCGATCTTGACAAATACTGGAACAACATAGTGTTCATCGGGGAGTCCCCGGACTGGAGCCGGGAAGTCAGCCAGGAACAGTTCATCAACCATTTCCGAGAGGTGTTCACGAGTGACAAGGCAGGGACGTCACTGACCGTCACGGACGCCCTCCGACACCTGCTGGCGGCCGCCGACATTGACGGAAGTGGGATATTTACCTTTGACAAGTTCTTTAAGTTTCACCAAGCATTCAATCTAGCACATGACATTGTGGTGCGCACAACGTTTAATCTGATTGGTCCAGCACCTGATGACACGTGCACGTTGAAACAAGTGCACGATTTCTATGTGGAACTTTTTGTTGGAGAAGATCAGAACAAATTTGCCActttgaaaaatgcatataaagcTATAGGAATGTTATAAAACGTGCAGGTatcatttcttgaaaataacaatcattatttatagtaaacGTCGGTCAGATGAAAGTTTTaccatttcaatatatttctttgatttgACATATTGATCTTTTTTTGACCGGGCATGGCCCATATCTGAACTTGATGTAGATTTTTGTTAATAGGCAAGACTGTTGAACAAGTTTTTCATGCCTCCT
Above is a genomic segment from Mya arenaria isolate MELC-2E11 chromosome 2, ASM2691426v1 containing:
- the LOC128225252 gene encoding sarcoplasmic calcium-binding protein-like codes for the protein MTDINMLEEKWRIVFGLIDINKDGVVSIKDADSCKSTFTDMCSDPARKAQMVADLDKYWNNIVFIGESPDWSREVSQEQFINHFREVFTSDKAGTSLTVTDALRHLLAAADIDGSGIFTFDKFFKFHQAFNLAHDIVVRTTFNLIGPAPDDTCTLKQVHDFYVELFVGEDQNKFATLKNAYKAIGML